The proteins below are encoded in one region of Sedimentibacter sp. zth1:
- a CDS encoding PHP domain-containing protein, giving the protein MKYYYDFHIHSDLSPCGDSDMTPNNIANMALIKGLNFIAVTDHNSVNNSKAVEIVANKLGLNTLCGMEITTREEIHLLSYFKNYEDAKVVSDLIYESLPNIRNKPEYFGEQNIYNEYDEIIGTVDKLLLSASKYTLNEISNLVFKYDGIIVPAHVNKLNNGILGVLGFFPSDLKCNFIEIYKNNVNNDNKLLNESAYKVLYNSDAHYLKDISEPINYIYIDKNKSIYDYLCFSM; this is encoded by the coding sequence ATGAAATACTATTATGATTTTCATATTCACTCGGATTTATCACCATGTGGTGATAGTGACATGACTCCAAACAATATAGCAAACATGGCTCTAATAAAAGGCTTGAATTTCATTGCTGTAACAGATCATAATTCAGTAAATAATAGCAAAGCGGTTGAAATTGTAGCGAATAAATTAGGATTAAATACATTGTGTGGTATGGAAATTACAACTAGAGAAGAAATTCATTTATTAAGCTATTTTAAAAATTATGAAGATGCTAAGGTAGTGAGTGATTTGATTTATGAATCATTGCCTAATATTAGAAATAAGCCAGAATATTTTGGTGAACAGAATATCTACAATGAATATGATGAAATTATAGGAACTGTTGATAAACTTCTATTGAGTGCTAGCAAATATACATTAAATGAAATAAGTAATTTAGTGTTTAAATATGATGGTATCATAGTACCAGCTCATGTTAATAAATTGAATAATGGAATTTTAGGAGTTTTAGGCTTTTTTCCTAGTGATTTAAAATGCAATTTTATAGAAATATACAAAAACAATGTAAATAATGACAATAAATTATTAAACGAAAGTGCATATAAAGTATTGTATAATTCAGATGCACATTACTTAAAAGATATTTCAGAACCAATTAATTATATATATATAGATAAAAACAAAAGCATTTATGATTATTTATGTTTTAGTATGTAG
- a CDS encoding ATP-binding protein, which produces MKELSLHILDIVQNSIKASATLIIVTFSDNIVSNSVKITIEDNGVGMDEDTLQNVLNPFYTTRTTRKVGLGLSLLNEAANRCNGFLNITSKIGIGTKVECMFEKNNIDTAPLGNISETIITIVNSMCTSCDLIYRHTVNDNMFEFSTIKIKEILQEVDINSPDVLKWIREYINEALFDLNSKATN; this is translated from the coding sequence ATGAAAGAATTATCATTACATATATTAGATATTGTTCAGAATTCTATTAAAGCTAGTGCAACCTTGATTATTGTCACGTTTTCTGATAATATAGTGAGTAATTCTGTAAAAATTACTATAGAGGATAATGGGGTTGGTATGGATGAAGATACGTTGCAAAATGTGCTAAATCCATTTTATACTACTAGAACTACCAGAAAAGTCGGATTAGGACTATCATTGCTAAATGAAGCAGCTAATAGGTGTAATGGGTTTCTAAATATTACTTCAAAAATTGGCATAGGTACTAAGGTTGAATGTATGTTTGAAAAAAATAATATTGATACAGCACCACTTGGGAATATTAGTGAAACTATCATTACTATTGTCAATTCAATGTGTACAAGCTGCGATTTGATTTATAGACATACAGTAAATGATAATATGTTTGAGTTTTCAACAATCAAAATAAAAGAAATACTACAAGAAGTTGATATAAATAGTCCTGATGTTTTAAAATGGATTAGAGAGTATATCAATGAAGCTTTATTTGATTTAAATAGTAAAGCAACTAATTAG
- the rsxC gene encoding electron transport complex subunit RsxC: MDTKGFTFKGGIHPPHFKKLTEQKAIEKAIEPKVVVVPLQQHIGAPCEALVKVGELVKAGQKIGESKSFVSANIHSSISGVVKNIGMYNTSGGSKVNCIVIESDGKFTVHESVKPMGNIDELKKEDIINIIKESGFTGMGGAGFPTHVKLSPPKDKKIDFVIINGAECEPYLTADHRIMLEKSDDVVVGAKAIMKVLDVDKCYIAIEKNKPDAIETMKKAVESIDNIEVAQLEPKYPQGDEKRLINAVTGRVVPSGGLPMDVGAVVQNVGTTATLGNTIKTGMPVIQRVVTVTGNAIKEPKNLLVRIGTSFKEVIEQCGGYSEEPGKVINGGPMMGIAQFTTDIPVIKGTSGILVLTKKESEVEEPKNCIRCGKCVEACPIHLQPLILSKLSLLNKFDETEEYHVLDCIECGSCSYVCPSKRKLVESIRVAKREVAAKRRKASK; this comes from the coding sequence ATGGACACAAAAGGATTTACTTTTAAAGGTGGTATTCATCCTCCACACTTTAAAAAGTTAACAGAACAAAAGGCAATTGAAAAGGCAATTGAACCTAAAGTAGTAGTTGTTCCTTTGCAGCAACATATTGGGGCTCCTTGCGAAGCACTGGTAAAAGTTGGAGAATTGGTGAAGGCTGGACAAAAAATAGGTGAGTCAAAGTCATTTGTATCTGCTAATATACATTCGAGCATATCAGGTGTTGTAAAAAACATTGGTATGTATAATACAAGCGGAGGTTCAAAGGTAAATTGTATCGTTATTGAGTCGGACGGTAAATTTACAGTACATGAATCAGTAAAACCAATGGGAAATATTGATGAATTAAAAAAAGAGGATATCATTAATATTATAAAAGAATCTGGTTTTACAGGTATGGGAGGAGCAGGTTTTCCTACTCATGTTAAATTAAGCCCACCGAAAGATAAAAAAATAGATTTTGTAATTATTAATGGTGCAGAATGTGAACCATATTTAACTGCTGACCATAGAATAATGCTTGAAAAATCAGACGATGTAGTAGTTGGTGCTAAAGCTATAATGAAAGTACTTGATGTTGATAAATGTTATATAGCTATAGAAAAAAATAAACCTGATGCTATTGAAACTATGAAAAAGGCTGTAGAATCAATTGACAATATTGAAGTAGCACAATTAGAGCCAAAATACCCACAGGGTGATGAAAAAAGGTTAATAAATGCTGTAACTGGAAGGGTTGTTCCTTCAGGTGGACTACCTATGGATGTAGGAGCAGTTGTTCAAAATGTTGGTACTACTGCAACATTGGGCAATACAATTAAAACAGGTATGCCTGTAATTCAAAGAGTTGTTACAGTAACAGGAAATGCAATAAAAGAACCTAAAAATTTGCTTGTAAGAATAGGTACAAGCTTTAAAGAAGTTATAGAACAATGTGGAGGATACTCTGAGGAACCAGGAAAAGTAATAAACGGTGGACCAATGATGGGTATAGCTCAATTTACAACAGATATTCCTGTTATAAAAGGTACATCTGGAATATTGGTTTTAACTAAAAAAGAATCAGAAGTTGAAGAACCTAAAAATTGTATAAGATGTGGAAAATGTGTTGAAGCATGTCCAATTCATTTACAACCTTTAATTTTGAGTAAATTATCATTGTTAAATAAGTTTGATGAAACTGAAGAGTATCATGTATTAGATTGTATTGAGTGTGGCTCTTGTTCATATGTATGCCCATCAAAACGAAAACTAGTTGAATCTATTAGAGTTGCTAAGCGTGAAGTAGCAGCAAAACGTAGAAAAGCAAGTAAATAG
- a CDS encoding RnfABCDGE type electron transport complex subunit D: MEENRLKASSSPHIRSDESVNKIMLDVLIALLPAFIASIFYFGVKSLILVVASVLSAVITEALCQKIMKRPITIGDLSAIVTGVLLAFNLPSTTPVWMPVIGSAFAIAIGKQVFGGLGQNFINPALAGRAVLFACWPALMGNYVAPLGIDAVATATPLAILKGTADAGLQMPGLLEMFIGRIPGCIGETSAVLLIIGGIYLIVRKVISWRIPVAYIGTVAVIALISEGNLTGMSYYLFAGGLMLGAFFMATDYATSPVTPKGKIIYGIGAGVLTMLIRKLGGYPEGVSYSILLMNVATPLIDKYTSPKIFGGAK, from the coding sequence ATGGAAGAAAATAGACTTAAAGCCTCGTCATCTCCTCACATTAGGTCAGATGAAAGTGTAAATAAAATTATGCTTGATGTTTTAATAGCTTTATTGCCTGCATTTATAGCAAGTATTTTTTATTTTGGGGTTAAATCTTTAATATTAGTGGTAGCTTCTGTATTATCTGCAGTTATAACAGAAGCACTTTGTCAAAAAATTATGAAAAGACCAATAACAATTGGTGATCTTAGTGCAATTGTTACAGGAGTATTATTAGCATTTAATTTACCATCAACTACACCAGTATGGATGCCTGTTATAGGTAGTGCTTTTGCAATAGCTATAGGCAAACAAGTATTTGGCGGATTAGGACAAAACTTTATTAACCCTGCATTAGCAGGACGTGCTGTATTGTTTGCATGTTGGCCAGCACTTATGGGAAATTATGTTGCCCCTCTTGGAATTGATGCTGTCGCAACAGCTACGCCACTTGCAATTTTAAAAGGTACAGCAGATGCTGGATTGCAAATGCCAGGACTTTTAGAAATGTTTATTGGTAGAATTCCAGGCTGTATAGGTGAAACTTCAGCGGTTTTACTTATTATAGGTGGTATTTATTTAATAGTTAGAAAAGTAATTTCATGGAGAATTCCAGTAGCTTATATAGGAACAGTTGCTGTTATAGCTTTGATCTCAGAAGGTAATTTAACAGGAATGTCTTATTATTTATTTGCTGGTGGTCTTATGCTTGGTGCATTCTTCATGGCAACTGATTATGCAACTAGCCCAGTTACGCCAAAAGGTAAAATCATATATGGTATTGGTGCTGGAGTATTAACAATGTTGATTAGAAAATTAGGAGGCTATCCTGAGGGAGTTTCATATTCTATTTTACTTATGAATGTAGCCACACCTTTAATTGATAAATACACTAGTCCAAAGATATTTGGAGGTGCTAAATAA
- a CDS encoding RnfABCDGE type electron transport complex subunit G: MKNEIVKLGLILLIITALAGTFLSVANHFTKDIIDKAIEDAKSGEEVVKAVFPEAKSMDVFDEALEVKIKEQNEKFISLKICKDESGNDLGYAIQTLSTRKGYDGDIEIIVGISLEGKVVGIKVTQHAETPGLGSHIEDAEYQQQFIGKSTDTELKVSKTPKDETEVEALGGATYSSKSFTSAINNAMAIYNEFLK, from the coding sequence ATGAAAAATGAAATAGTTAAATTAGGGCTTATTCTATTAATTATTACAGCGCTTGCCGGAACATTTCTTTCTGTAGCTAATCATTTTACAAAAGATATTATAGATAAAGCAATTGAAGATGCTAAATCTGGAGAAGAAGTTGTTAAAGCTGTATTTCCAGAAGCTAAATCAATGGACGTATTTGACGAAGCGTTAGAAGTTAAAATTAAGGAACAAAACGAAAAATTTATTAGTCTTAAAATCTGTAAAGATGAAAGTGGTAATGATTTAGGTTATGCTATTCAAACACTTAGTACAAGAAAAGGATATGATGGAGATATAGAAATTATAGTTGGTATTTCTTTAGAAGGTAAAGTTGTAGGTATTAAAGTAACTCAGCATGCTGAAACTCCAGGACTTGGTTCTCATATTGAAGATGCTGAATATCAACAACAATTTATAGGAAAAAGCACAGATACAGAGTTAAAAGTATCAAAAACACCTAAAGATGAAACTGAGGTTGAAGCATTGGGTGGAGCAACTTATTCTTCTAAATCATTCACTAGCGCAATCAATAACGCAATGGCAATTTATAATGAATTTCTTAAATAG
- the rsxE gene encoding electron transport complex subunit RsxE yields the protein MDRLKYIKNGIVTENPIFVQLLGMCPTLAITTSSINGMGMGLAVTAVLICSNAVISLIKNLIPDKIRIPAFIVVIATFVTLIDMLMHAYVPALYEQLGLFIPLIVVNCIILGRAEAFASKHGVFDSVCDGLGMGIGFTIALTLLGSVREILGAGSIFGFALFGEAFEPALIMIMPPGAFIALGLLIGLVNFINIKRKKA from the coding sequence ATGGATAGGTTAAAATATATTAAAAATGGCATCGTAACAGAAAATCCTATTTTTGTCCAATTATTAGGTATGTGTCCAACACTTGCTATTACTACTTCGTCTATAAATGGTATGGGTATGGGACTTGCAGTTACAGCTGTTTTAATTTGTTCAAATGCAGTAATATCACTTATTAAAAATTTAATACCAGATAAAATTCGTATTCCTGCATTTATTGTTGTTATTGCAACATTTGTTACATTGATAGATATGTTAATGCATGCTTATGTTCCTGCATTATATGAACAATTAGGATTGTTTATTCCATTAATAGTTGTTAACTGTATCATTCTTGGTAGAGCAGAAGCTTTTGCTTCTAAACATGGAGTATTTGATTCTGTTTGTGACGGATTGGGTATGGGAATTGGATTTACTATAGCACTTACTTTACTTGGTTCAGTAAGAGAAATTTTAGGAGCTGGAAGTATTTTTGGGTTTGCTTTATTTGGTGAAGCATTTGAACCAGCTTTGATAATGATAATGCCTCCGGGAGCATTCATTGCACTTGGATTATTAATCGGTTTAGTTAATTTTATCAATATAAAACGTAAGAAAGCATAG
- the rsxA gene encoding electron transport complex subunit RsxA — protein sequence MNLFSLFIGALLVNNIIFAKFMGICPFLGVSKKINTAIGMGVAVTFVITLSSIITWLLQNFVLNKLGLGYLQTIAFILVIAALVQFVEMFLKKSSPSLYEALGVYLPLITTNCAVLGVALLNIKDNYNLVETIVNSLGSSLSFLLAIVLFAGIRERLALADIPESLQGFPIALITAGLMSIAFLGFSGLAI from the coding sequence ATGAATTTATTTAGTTTGTTTATAGGAGCATTATTAGTTAATAACATCATTTTTGCAAAATTCATGGGTATCTGTCCATTCCTTGGCGTATCCAAAAAAATTAATACAGCAATTGGTATGGGTGTTGCCGTAACATTTGTAATCACTCTATCATCTATCATTACTTGGTTGTTACAAAACTTTGTATTGAATAAATTAGGACTTGGATATTTACAAACTATAGCATTTATATTGGTTATAGCTGCACTTGTTCAGTTTGTTGAAATGTTTCTTAAAAAATCTAGTCCTTCATTATATGAAGCATTAGGTGTTTATCTACCTTTAATCACTACAAACTGTGCTGTTTTAGGGGTAGCTTTATTAAATATTAAAGATAACTATAATTTAGTTGAAACTATTGTAAACTCATTAGGTTCTTCGTTAAGTTTTTTGTTAGCAATAGTTTTGTTTGCTGGTATAAGAGAGAGATTAGCACTTGCAGATATTCCTGAATCACTTCAAGGATTTCCAATTGCACTAATTACTGCTGGACTAATGTCTATAGCGTTTTTAGGATTCTCTGGCTTAGCTATATAG
- a CDS encoding RnfABCDGE type electron transport complex subunit B, which translates to MDILKAVGVLGALGLVFGIVLGIAGKIFEVKVDPKVAKIRELLPGANCGACGFPGCDGMSKAMASGEMPATGCPVSNADAVKKISEVLGVEAVSGEKMVAKVLCKGCEGKAVKKFDYDGIKDCKAAMIVQGGDKLCAQGCLGYGSCVKVCDFDAIKVVNGVAVVDKEKCTSCGKCIEECPKHIIELVPYKQEVIVECKNTDFGKAVKEECKVGCIGCKMCERSCPFGAIKVENNIAKIDYTKCKQCLVCVAKCPTGAISGQLDKRVKAHINDDLCVGCGICKKNCPVEAIDGEMKQKHIVDEAKCIGCSVCFEKCPKKAIEMLPR; encoded by the coding sequence ATTGATATATTAAAAGCAGTAGGTGTTTTAGGTGCTTTAGGTTTAGTATTTGGTATAGTATTGGGTATAGCCGGTAAGATTTTCGAAGTTAAGGTAGATCCAAAAGTAGCTAAAATTAGAGAATTATTACCAGGTGCAAACTGTGGAGCTTGTGGATTTCCAGGATGTGATGGAATGAGTAAGGCTATGGCAAGTGGTGAAATGCCAGCTACAGGATGTCCAGTTTCAAATGCCGATGCTGTTAAAAAGATAAGTGAAGTTTTAGGAGTGGAAGCTGTATCAGGTGAAAAAATGGTTGCGAAAGTTTTATGCAAGGGTTGCGAAGGCAAAGCAGTAAAAAAATTCGATTATGATGGAATTAAAGATTGTAAAGCTGCAATGATTGTACAAGGCGGAGATAAACTTTGTGCTCAAGGTTGCTTAGGATATGGTAGTTGTGTAAAAGTTTGTGATTTTGATGCTATTAAAGTTGTTAATGGTGTAGCGGTTGTAGATAAAGAAAAATGTACATCTTGTGGCAAATGTATCGAAGAGTGTCCAAAACACATTATAGAGCTTGTACCTTATAAGCAAGAAGTAATTGTAGAATGTAAAAACACAGATTTCGGTAAAGCTGTTAAAGAGGAATGTAAAGTAGGCTGTATCGGTTGTAAAATGTGTGAAAGAAGCTGTCCGTTTGGAGCTATAAAAGTTGAAAATAATATAGCAAAAATAGATTATACTAAATGTAAACAATGTTTAGTATGTGTTGCTAAATGTCCAACGGGTGCTATTTCTGGACAATTAGATAAAAGAGTTAAAGCTCACATCAATGATGATTTATGTGTAGGATGTGGAATTTGCAAAAAAAATTGTCCTGTTGAAGCAATTGATGGTGAAATGAAGCAAAAACATATAGTGGATGAAGCAAAATGTATAGGATGCAGTGTATGTTTCGAAAAATGCCCTAAAAAAGCAATTGAGATGCTACCTCGTTAA
- a CDS encoding DUF4321 domain-containing protein, which yields MKRGSSIAWIIVILAGSIFGNIIGTAFSKYAPLLTFGESIGFGPMTVDLNIIKFTIGFNASLTISAIIGIILAILIYKRVSR from the coding sequence TTGAAAAGAGGAAGTTCTATTGCTTGGATTATTGTAATTCTAGCAGGTTCAATATTTGGCAATATTATAGGTACTGCATTCTCTAAATATGCTCCTCTTCTTACATTTGGAGAGAGTATAGGATTTGGACCGATGACTGTAGACTTAAATATTATAAAATTCACAATTGGGTTTAATGCATCTTTGACAATATCAGCTATAATAGGCATAATTTTAGCAATTTTAATTTATAAAAGAGTTAGTAGATAA
- the radC gene encoding DNA repair protein RadC produces the protein MQGNYTISKIPKEERPREKLLKHGASVLTNSELLALIVGVGSKEDSAITLSQKILNNNNNGLHNLVELDAIALKSYKGINDAKAAKILAVVEISKRISRLKINKVKISSPESVAVLLLEEMRYLKKEYFKVALLDTKNNILAIKDISMGCLDSTVVHPREVFVEAIKLSSASIILVHNHPSGEVEPSKEDKNITNRIIECGKIIGIRVLDHIIIGDGIFLSFKEHGYM, from the coding sequence ATGCAAGGTAATTATACGATTAGTAAGATACCAAAAGAAGAAAGACCAAGAGAAAAGCTATTAAAGCATGGTGCTTCTGTACTTACAAATTCGGAGTTGTTGGCATTGATAGTTGGTGTTGGTAGTAAAGAAGATTCAGCAATAACATTATCACAAAAAATACTCAATAATAATAACAATGGATTACATAATTTAGTGGAATTAGATGCAATTGCGTTGAAATCGTACAAGGGTATAAACGATGCAAAAGCTGCAAAAATATTAGCTGTGGTTGAGATAAGTAAAAGAATAAGTAGACTTAAAATAAATAAAGTCAAGATTTCTTCACCTGAGAGTGTAGCAGTATTGCTTCTTGAAGAGATGAGATATTTGAAAAAGGAATATTTTAAGGTTGCACTTTTAGACACAAAAAACAATATTTTAGCTATTAAGGATATATCAATGGGTTGTTTGGATAGCACTGTTGTACATCCTCGGGAGGTTTTTGTAGAAGCAATAAAATTAAGCAGTGCTTCAATTATTTTGGTGCATAATCATCCTAGTGGGGAAGTTGAACCAAGTAAGGAAGATAAAAACATTACTAATCGCATAATAGAATGTGGTAAAATAATAGGTATTAGGGTTTTAGATCATATTATAATAGGAGATGGAATATTTTTAAGCTTTAAAGAGCATGGATATATGTAA
- a CDS encoding rod shape-determining protein, giving the protein MSFAGNNIGIDLGTSNTLVYVNKKGVIINEPSVVAINTNNNEVKAIGMDAKEMQGKTPYNIETIRPLRDGVIADFNVAKVLIKYFIDKALNNNKFARPKICICVPVGVTSIERKAVEDIAQNAGARVIQLVEEPKAAAIGAGIDVAAAIGNMVVDIGGGTTEIAVISLGGIVVSDSLRLAGDKIDIEVKEYVKRKYKLDIGIKSAEIIKTKLGNACEEYYTTNIEGIDNSEKITTINTTGIDMVTGLPRTIELTAEEIRESMSETINNIVSGVKRCLERTPPELSSDIYCNGIYLTGGGALIKGLDLFMQKETGLIVRVAESPLECVALGAGKICEDM; this is encoded by the coding sequence ATGAGTTTTGCAGGAAATAATATAGGTATTGATTTAGGTACATCAAACACACTGGTATATGTTAATAAAAAAGGTGTCATAATAAATGAACCGTCAGTTGTGGCAATTAATACGAATAACAATGAAGTAAAAGCAATAGGTATGGATGCTAAGGAAATGCAAGGTAAAACACCTTACAATATAGAGACAATAAGACCATTAAGAGATGGAGTTATTGCTGATTTTAATGTTGCAAAAGTTTTAATAAAATATTTTATTGATAAAGCACTAAATAACAATAAATTTGCTAGACCGAAAATATGTATATGTGTTCCAGTTGGTGTTACATCAATAGAAAGAAAAGCTGTTGAAGATATTGCACAAAATGCTGGAGCAAGAGTCATACAGTTAGTTGAAGAACCAAAAGCGGCGGCTATAGGTGCGGGAATTGATGTTGCAGCAGCTATAGGAAATATGGTAGTCGATATAGGTGGCGGAACTACTGAAATTGCAGTTATTTCACTTGGAGGAATTGTTGTAAGTGATTCTTTAAGATTAGCTGGAGATAAAATTGACATTGAAGTTAAAGAGTATGTTAAAAGAAAGTATAAATTAGATATTGGTATTAAATCTGCTGAAATTATAAAAACTAAACTTGGAAATGCTTGTGAAGAATATTATACTACTAATATTGAAGGTATAGATAATTCTGAAAAGATTACAACTATTAATACTACAGGTATAGATATGGTTACCGGTCTTCCAAGAACTATTGAACTAACTGCAGAGGAAATCAGAGAATCAATGTCTGAAACTATAAACAATATAGTGAGTGGTGTTAAACGCTGCTTAGAGAGAACACCTCCTGAATTATCATCTGATATTTATTGTAATGGTATTTATTTAACAGGTGGTGGTGCACTTATAAAAGGCTTAGATTTATTTATGCAAAAAGAAACAGGATTAATTGTTAGAGTAGCTGAGAGTCCTTTGGAATGTGTTGCTTTAGGAGCAGGTAAAATTTGTGAAGATATGTAA
- the mreC gene encoding rod shape-determining protein MreC has product MKISQRSIKKFVIVLVILGLIILIGITANPNKDINSAENAVGSSVSFLQKTVYNIGQTVKNAFKSVQDISKINKENEVLKEMLYKLKEDNRILKNIVNTSNVLEAEYKLRNSLKYDYVVGQVIAKDDSNWFSRFTIDQGRDDGVKKNDIVIQAIETEEGIVQIGLVGVISEVGHNFAKVITIIDENCKVSFKNIENNESGIITGNTDGKISGYFLDNKATANVGDELFTSGIGNVYLKDIFIGKISKVIDTTDASSKKIYVKPIIEFKNIYKVFVLKIDR; this is encoded by the coding sequence ATGAAGATTTCACAACGAAGTATTAAAAAATTTGTTATTGTTTTAGTAATTTTAGGATTAATTATTTTAATTGGAATAACAGCTAATCCAAACAAAGATATCAACAGTGCTGAAAATGCTGTTGGTAGCTCTGTTTCTTTTTTGCAAAAAACAGTATATAATATCGGACAAACAGTTAAAAATGCTTTTAAATCAGTGCAAGATATTTCAAAGATAAATAAGGAAAATGAAGTGTTAAAGGAAATGTTATACAAATTGAAGGAAGATAATAGAATTTTGAAAAACATTGTAAACACTTCTAATGTTCTTGAAGCAGAGTATAAGCTTAGAAATAGTTTAAAGTATGATTATGTTGTAGGTCAAGTTATTGCAAAAGATGATTCTAATTGGTTTTCTAGATTTACTATTGATCAAGGTAGAGATGATGGTGTCAAAAAAAATGATATTGTTATACAAGCGATTGAAACAGAAGAAGGAATTGTTCAAATAGGACTTGTTGGTGTAATTTCTGAAGTTGGACATAATTTTGCAAAAGTTATAACAATAATTGATGAAAACTGCAAGGTAAGCTTTAAGAACATTGAGAATAATGAAAGTGGTATAATAACTGGAAATACCGATGGTAAAATCTCAGGATATTTTCTAGATAATAAAGCTACAGCAAATGTAGGAGATGAGTTGTTTACGTCCGGTATAGGTAATGTATATTTAAAAGATATATTTATTGGCAAAATAAGTAAGGTTATTGACACAACAGATGCTTCATCAAAGAAAATATATGTTAAACCAATAATTGAGTTTAAAAATATTTATAAGGTATTTGTACTTAAAATTGATAGGTGA
- the mreD gene encoding rod shape-determining protein MreD, which yields MKRMYMFLIVFINLILQVSLYNFLKIFDVIPNIALILVVIFSLSTDDITGGLIGLITGLLYDVLIMDVIGINALIYFIVGVSLGSLSEDVNRENKMLFALITAIATVFYHLLTFIALFFLKVNASSVALIFNKIILQIVLNTLFCILLYKLLELLFNLFKIKLFDDFYRGE from the coding sequence ATGAAAAGAATGTATATGTTTTTAATAGTATTTATTAATCTCATTTTACAAGTATCTTTATATAATTTTTTGAAGATATTTGATGTAATACCCAATATAGCTTTAATTTTGGTTGTCATTTTTTCTTTATCAACAGATGATATAACTGGAGGACTTATTGGTTTAATTACAGGACTTTTATATGATGTGTTAATTATGGATGTAATAGGTATAAATGCACTAATTTATTTTATAGTAGGAGTATCGTTAGGTAGTCTTAGTGAAGATGTTAATAGAGAAAATAAAATGTTATTTGCATTAATAACAGCTATAGCAACAGTTTTTTATCATCTGTTGACATTCATAGCATTATTCTTTTTAAAGGTGAATGCGTCAAGTGTTGCCTTGATATTTAATAAAATAATTTTGCAAATTGTGTTAAACACATTGTTTTGTATTTTATTATATAAATTACTTGAATTGTTATTTAACTTATTTAAGATAAAATTATTTGACGATTTTTATAGGGGTGAGTGA